A window of the Candida orthopsilosis Co 90-125, chromosome 1 draft sequence genome harbors these coding sequences:
- a CDS encoding Prs1 phosphoribosylpyrophosphate synthetase — MSTNSIKLLASDVHRGLAELVSKRLGLQITPSELKRESTGEVQFSIGESVRDEDIFIICQIGSGVVNDRVIELMIMINACKTASARRITVILPNFPYARQDRKDKSRAPITAKLMADMLTTAGCDHVITMDLHASQIQGFFDVPVDNLYAEPSVVRYIKETIDYKDAIIISPDAGGAKRAAGLADRLDLNFALIHKERARANEVSRMVLVGDVTNKICVIVDDMADTCGTLAKAAEVLLDNNAKEVIAIVTHGILSGNAIKNINNSKLKKVVCTNTVPFEEKLKLSSKLDTIDVSAVIAEAIRRLHNGESISYLFKNAPL, encoded by the coding sequence ATgtcaacaaactcaatcaaattacTAGCCAGTGATGTCCACCGGGGCCTTGCGGAGTTGGTGTCCAAAAGATTGGGTCTTCAAATCACTCCTAGTGAATTGAAACGAGAGTCTACAGGAGAGGTTCAGTTCTCCATCGGGGAATCTGTCAGAGATGAGGacatattcatcatctgCCAAATTGGATCGGGAGTGGTCAATGATCGTGTCATAGagttgatgattatgattaATGCCTGCAAGACAGCTAGTGCCAGGAGAATTACTGTGATACTTCCCAATTTCCCCTACGCTAGACAGGATAGAAAAGACAAGTCGCGAGCACCAATCACTGCTAAATTAATGGCAGATATGCTCACAACCGCCGGATGTGACCACGTTATTACTATGGATTTACATGCGTCACAAATACAAGGCTTTTTCGATGTTCCGGTGGATAATTTGTATGCCGAGCCTAGTGTTGTGAGGTATATTAAGGAGACAATCGATTATAAAGATGCGATAATAATATCACCAGATGCTGGTGGTGCAAAGAGAGCAGCAGGTTTGGCAGATAGacttgatttgaatttcgCCTTAATCCACAAGGAAAGAGCGAGAGCCAACGAAGTGTCACGAATGGTTTTGGTAGGAGATGTGACTAACAAAATCTGTGTTATTGTCGATGATATGGCCGACACATGTGGTACTTTGGCCAAGGCCGCGGAAGTTTTGCTAGATAATAACGCTAAGGAAGTCATTGCCATTGTAACACACGGTATTTTATCAGGGAATGCtatcaaaaatataaacaactcaaagttgaaaaaagtgGTTTGTACAAATACGGTAccatttgaagaaaagttAAAGTTGTCCAGCAAGTTGGACACCATTGACGTGTCTGCAGTTATCGCAGAAGCAATTAGAAGATTACACAATGGTGAAAGTATCTCttatttattcaaaaacgCTCCATTATGA
- a CDS encoding hypothetical protein (2 introns; similar to C. parapsilosis hypothetical protein), producing MTGLKHHTKIKACLFDMDGTILNTEDIYTEAASELLAKYGKGPMTWDVKIKLQGRPGLEATKIMVEEYKLPLTPEEFAQEAIGIQADKWHKSRFLPGALELLEDLYEKNIPIALGTSSNTINFDRKTKHLQHGFSLFEGHIVTGDDPRIPVGRGKPHPDIWYACLASLNKSRAQQNLEPLKIEECLIFEDGIPGVHSGIAANAHVIWIPDPNALSVLNGKEKDIIGTQGEILSSLIDFDMDKYYLLNSELG from the exons ATGACGGGGTTGAAACA CCACACTAAAATCAAAGCATGTCTTTTCG ATATGGACGGGACGATTCTCAACACAGAAGACATATACACAGAAGCTGCTTCTGAGCTTCTTGCCAAATATGGGAAAGGTCCGATGACCTGGGATGTTAAGATAAAACTTCAGGGAAGACCTGGTTTGGAAGCTACCAAGATAATGGTTGAAGAATACAAATTACCCTTGACACCAGAGGAGTTTGCTCAAGAAGCTATTGGGATACAAGCTGACAAATGGCACAAATCCCGGTTTTTACCGGGAGCTTTGGAACTATTGGAGGATCTTTATGAAAAGAACATTCCCATAGCACTAGGCACCAGCTCcaacaccatcaattttgacaGAAAAACCAAACATCTCCAACATGGATTTAGTCTTTTCGAAGGACACATTGTAACTGGTGATGATCCGAGAATACCCGTGGGACGGGGCAAACCCCACCCTGATATCTGGTATGCCTGTTTGGCCAGTCTCAACAAGAGTCGTGCTCAACAAAACTTGGAACCTTTGAAAATCGAGGAATGTCtcatttttgaagatgGAATTCCAGGAGTTCATTCAGGTATAGCTGCGAATGCTCATGTCATTTGGATACCCGATCCAAATGCATTATCTGTTCTAAATGGAAAGGAGAAGGACATCATTGGAACACAGGGCGAAATActttcaagtttgattgattttgacatGGATAAGTACTATCTTTTAAATTCAGAATTGGGATAG
- a CDS encoding Etp1 protein (S. cerevisiae homolog ETP1 has localization sequence binding, ubiquitin binding and has role in response to ethanol) — translation MIGNDSYHIILDFLPPTDLNTDYRYSNLSITDIDIKLSTDLKMIPETLEPIKAKPIGKGVIRLYREFEDNESSSGAHGKKKIVTNPGDNTMVAILAIPTYFTATDLLGYIGETFVSYISHIRILKSDKQNRFMVLIKFRDIVKAAEFQYQFDGKSFNSMEPETSHVIFVSSIQVHYQQHHEGRQSLIPFLLSDPFTSPSESDQTNLAITTTGNTLIELPTCPVCLEKMDSAVTGLLTIPCQHTFHCQCLSKWRDDSCPVCRYSHNLTNLASLNHDRRLQNLNLRESAVQDNASQVPASTNEEDEICMDCQVRSNLWICLICGNVGCSRYAPEQHSLKHFVTTGHCFAMEINTSRVWDYAGDNYVHRLVTNESDGKLVELPDKGDSRETKSWGNSVDKIDAVGFEYSQLLISQLASQREYYQDLLDQQAAQLTSSAKSRKGSILTSSLNSDTLEEFEIKIEDLSNKITDLTTSVVPSLKEKIQKKEEKIHGLSKQLSSANALNEAFSKKIEHVTKANEELKDTVSDLRNQNKDLNEQVADLMFYLDSQEKLQNESDDVKQGTVIVKQPSASSKKKKKKK, via the coding sequence ATGATTGGTAACGACTCCTACCACATAATACTAGATTTTCTTCCGCCAACAGATTTGAATACAGATTATCGATATTCAAACTTGAGTATAACTGATATTGAcatcaaattatcaacagaCTTGAAGATGATACCGGAAACATTAGAACCAATTAAAGCCAAGCCGATTGGAAAGGGTGTCATTAGGCTCTATCGGGAATTCGAAGATAATGAATCATCAAGTGGAGCCCAtggaaagaagaagattgtAACAAACCCCGGCGACAACACTATGGTTGCGATTTTGGCCATACCTACATATTTTACTGCAACAGACCTTTTAGGATATATAGGAGAAACCTTTGTCTCTTATATTTCACACATTAGAATACTAAAGAGTGATAAACAGAATAGGTTTATGgttttgatcaagtttCGCGACATTGTGAAAGCAGCAGAGTTTCAGTATCAATTTGATGGGAAGAGTTTCAATTCCATGGAACCCGAAACGTCCCATGTTATATTTGTGAGCTCTATTCAAGTTCactatcaacaacatcatgAGGGAAGGCAATCCCTTATTCCATTCTTACTATCCGATCCATTCACGTCACCTTCTGAAAGCGATCAAACAAATTTAGCTATAACCACAACAGGTAACACTCTAATAGAGCTCCCAACCTGTCCCGTTTGCCTTGAGAAAATGGATTCTGCCGTTACAGGCTTACTAACCATTCCGTGCCAACATACTTTCCACTGCCAATGCCTATCCAAGTGGCGGGATGATTCGTGCCCTGTTTGTAGGTACTCACACAATTTGACTAACCTAGCAAGCTTGAATCATGACAGGAGGTTACAAAATCTAAACTTAAGAGAATCGGCAGTCCAAGATAATGCACTGCAGGTCCCTGCGTCAACAAACGAAGAGGATGAAATTTGTATGGATTGTCAGGTGAGGTCGAATTTGTGGATTTGCTTGATTTGTGGAAATGTAGGTTGCAGTAGGTATGCACCTGAGCAACACTCACTAAAACACTTTGTCACAACTGGTCACTGTTTTGCTATGGAGATAAACACAAGCCGTGTGTGGGATTATGCAGGCGACAACTATGTACATCGATTAGTAACAAATGAATCAGATGGTAAATTGGTAGAGCTACCAGACAAAGGCGACTCAAGGGAGACGAAGAGCTGGGGAAATAGCgttgataaaattgatgCAGTTGGCTTTGAGTACTCCCAGTTGCTAATTAGTCAACTTGCAAGTCAGCGCGAATACTATCAGGACCTTTTGGACCAGCAAGCAGCGCAACTAACCTCCTCAGCCAAATCTAGGAAGGGTTCCATTCTCACTTCAAGTTTAAATCTGGACACCCTTGAAGAGTTTGAGATTAAAATCGAAGATTTATCTAACAAAATAACGGATCTAACAACTTCGGTTGTACCTTCATTGAAGGAGAAAATACAGaagaaagaggaaaaaattCACGGCTTGAGCAAGCAGTTGAGTTCAGCAAATGCATTGAATGAGGCATTTTcgaaaaaaattgaacacGTAACAAAGGCAAATGAAGAACTAAAGGACACCGTCCTGGACCTAAGGAACCAAAATAAAGATCTAAATGAACAAGTAGCGGACTTAATGTTTTACCTCGACAGTCAGGAAAAACTCCAAAACGAGTCAGATGATGTGAAGCAAGGTACTGTCATTGTCAAGCAACCTTCAGCGtcatcaaaaaagaaaaaaaaaaagaaatag